The nucleotide window TTTGTTGATAATGCCCAATGAACCTGCAGCAATAAATTCTGCTGATTTATCAATAACGTCTTCTTTCAAATACCGATACTCCGGCATTGCATGTAGCAAAATTGACAGTCGTGAAGCCACAAATTCATTCATTGACTGGCGCCAAACCCCATCATCATAGGGGTAAGCGTTTAGGAAAATCTTTGAATTATCCGCAATCCGCTCCAATAATTGGATAACGGCCGGACGCCAATTTTCCAGAGTCAAGGTTAATGGTTGTTCGCGGCGTGGCGCTTCAACAATGAAGTGCTCGTAAACAAACGCTAACAACTCATATTTGTCCGCGAAGTAGTAGTAAAAAGTTTTGCGGTGGACATCTGCCTCATCCGCAATTTCCCGAACAGTTACCTTATCAAATGTATTGTGGTTCAACAACGAAGCCAAGGCCTCAGCAATCCGCTCCTTAGTTTCTGATGCAGCCATCGTGATACCTCCAATCGTTCACACACCATATTTTATTTAAATTTCGTTCGCTAGTAATCCCCCCCGGATGCTAGTAAACCTAACTAACGCCCTAAGCTGACTAAAATTATACGCGTTCTAACGAAAGAAGGAACCCCTTTCGTGAAAAAACACCCGTCAAATTTTGCTGGTTATGTATATTAACTGTGATACTCCTCAGCTTTTGAACACGCTTGATTATAGCATAACTAGCAGCTCATTGTACGATAGATTTGTGCACAATAAGTAATAAATCGGTAAACATTCAGCAAACACCCTAGTTCTTTGTGAAAGTCACCCGGTCCGCCGCATCTGTCAGTTGTCCTTCCAGCTGCAACAAAGCCACTTTACGGGTCAATCCACCGGCATAACCGGTCAGATCCCCGTTCCCTGCGACCACCCGATGACAGGGAATCACGATACTAATTGGGTTGTGTCCCACTGCACCACCAACCGCCTGACCACCTACAAAATGGCCGACCTGTTCAGCCGCAAGGCTTGCTAACTCCCCGTACGTGCAGACCTTTCCGTACGGAATTTCTTGTAGCAATGACCAAATCGTTTGGCGAAACGGTGTTCCTTGTGGTTTCACTGGAAAATCAATAGTCGGTTGTTCCCCAGCAAAGTAGGCATTTAGCCACGTTTGAACCCGATCAAACACCGGCCGGTCGCTGACTACCGTTAATCTCGGCATCGTGCTACCGTAGTATTTCTGATCGGTAAACCACAGTCCCGTCAAAGCGAGGCCATCGGACATTGCCGTGACCGGACCTAGTGGTGTGGTTAGACGTTTTTGTAGCATCGTCTTCCCCCTTTTCTAATCATTTTACCATTAAATAGGCGAGCCGGCTAACTTTACCCACCCATTAACGGAATTTTTTTATATTTACTTTATTTATGCTGCTGCACCACTCGAAACGAATAAAATCGGACTAATCAATCTTATAAGTTCAATGGTCTTGTTGGTAGGTCGGCATTACATACCCCCCTTAACGGTCTCATCCCTTCTAAAGGAAACACAAAAAGCCTGACAAATTCATGTCAGGCTTTCAATTGATTTTCCGTCAGTTTCGCCGATGTGTAACAGAACATTATTGCCCGTCTACCGGTCAGTAACTCACTTCTGTTTTAGTGGTACAGGTCGAAACGCCCCTTAGCCAGCGTAGTACTCAGGTGAGCACTTTCCATCAGCGAACGATCCGTGATAACCTTCTTCATAGCTGAAGCAATGTAACCATGAATCTTACGCTTGCTGGCAAAGATTTCACCAATACCATCCCGATCACTCAGAGAGGCAACGGTCCCACTAGACTTATAAACGAACGGCCGAGTTGCGTGTCCTCGTAACGATAAGCCGATATTTTTAGCAGCCTGAGCCCCACAAGCCAACGCAATTTGCGCGGTAGTTGGGTATGGGCGGCCACTTTCTGGATCCATTACAGCGGAAACGTCGCCCACAATGTAGACTTCTGGGTGGCCTTCTAAGCTCAAGTCATCCTTAACAACGACCCGGTTTCGACGTTGTTCAAAGCCAGAGTCAGCAATGACTTGGGAGCCACTGACCCCAACGGTCCAGACAATCGTGTTAGCAGCAACTTCATGTTCCGTATCGTCTTCACTATCCTTGTCTTTGTAAACCACAGCACCTGGCTTGATTTCAGTAATAGCTGCGCCCAGCTTCATTTCAATGTTGTTCTTAGACATGAAATTCAGAGCGTAGTCAGCTAATGACTTATCAAACATTGGCAGGATCGTCTTTCCCATTTCTAAACACACAACCTTGATGGCGGGTGTGTTGTAACGGGTCTGTAGCTTTGGTAAGGATTGGCTCAGCTCACCTAATAACTCGATTCCAGTAAACCCGGCACCACAGACGGCAATGGTTAAATCATTCTCATCCTTGGTCTCCGCGTAACCCTTGATCTTATCTTCAATGTGGCGGTAAACCGCCTCTGACGTCTCCAAATCATCCATCGGTAAAGCATTCTCAGCTGCACCCTTCAAGCCAAAGGTTTCGGACTGGAAGCCTAACGCTAAGACTAAATAGTCGTACGTAATCGCTTCATGGTCAGCCAAGGCTACCTGCTTTTGATCAACGTCAACGTTCGTGACCGTGTCTTGAATAAACTCGACCCGACTGCCAATAACATCATTGATTTCGTACGTAATCCGGTCCGGCGCAATAGTTCCTGCGGCCACCTCATGTAAATTGGTCTTTTCTGTATGCGTTCCGGTCTTATCAACCAAAATAATCTTGTCTTGACTGGGAACCTCTTTCTGCAGGAACTTGATGGCACGCATGCCAGCATATCCGCCACCTAGAACTAAAATCGTTGCCATAATTTAACGACCCCTTTTCTAATAAAGTTCTCCCCGATCACAGTTAGTCCGATACGTTCAATTTAGTTAAAACGGTTACATTTAACTAGTCACCACTACTCCCCCCAAACGGAACCAGTGGGTGATCTAACTGTCAGGGATGATTTGTCTCTATTATACGGCTTATCAGGCGAAAAACCAGTTCAAAGCTATCGTAATCTACTTCACAAATAAGTGTACACAATTGAATCGTTACTAAGCCAATGATTGCACGGTGTTTCGCTTGGCTGCCTTACCGGGTGAGCTGGTAGGTGCCGGAACACCATAGGTACAATTTTGAGCCAAAGCGCGGTTTCCAAGATCGACGTTTCTCCAACCTGAGAAGACCATTCAGCTAAGAGAAATTTCATGGCTGAGCACCTACCAGCTCACCCTCTCGGCTAACGCAGATACACCGCTGCAACAATCATACGCTTTAAGAATTTATCAAACTAACTTGAATAACGAATCTTCATTAATAGGCAAGCAATCTCACCCGGTAAGGCGTCAATTTTTCCAATCATCTATGAATTTGAGCATAATTCACAAGTCATTATTAATGAAATTATAGCTAAAAACATTTATGGTGAAGTTTGTAAGGTAACTTTCGAATGGAGGTATTTTGATGACAACATTAATTATTGGTGCGCACGGTCACGTTGGCCAGCACATTGTGGAACAACTCGCAGCGACTGGTGAGACCGTCTACGGCGGCATTCGTAAACCAGAGCAGGCTGAAACCATTACCAAATTAGGTGGCCAAGCCCGCGATGTTAATCTGATGGGCACCGTTGAAGACCTACTGCCGGCCATGAAAGGCGTTGACACCGTGATTTTCTCCGCTGGTTCTGGTGGCAGTACTGGTGATGACATGACCATCAACATTGATCTGGACGGGGCCATCAAGTCAATGATTGCTACTGAAAAAGCCGGAATCAAGCGCTTTATCATCGTCAGTGCAATGGGCACCGACGACCGCTCCTTCTGGGATAAATCAGGTATTCGTCCTTATTATGCAGCCAAATACTACGCCGATCAGTGGTTACGTCATCGGACTGCCCTGGACTATACAATTGTCCGGCCAGGAATTTTAACCAATGACGCCCCCACCGGCAAAATCACGACCAATTCCGCTGCCAGTGACAACAAGAAAATTAGTCGGACAGACGTTGCGGCTACGGTGGTGGCTATCGTTCAACACCCACAATCAAAGCAAATTATCGAAATGGTTAACGGCAATGCCCCCATTGCTGACGTCATTAAGTAATCGAATTGAGTTCCGTCTCCAGTGATTAGAGTGGGGTGCGGTCACAAGAACCACTTCCGGTCTAATCACCCACGGCTACGTATTAATTCAATTTACTTATAACTACAAATAAGAGCAACTAAATTATGGAGAAGAATGTACCGAAAGCTGGGTACTTTCTTCTCCATTTTTGTAGACTGCCAAGCCATGCTTCATTGTGCACAATTGATGCCGTAAAAGTATGCTAGAATAAGCTAAGTAAGCGCTACACAGCAGTCTAAACATAATCTCAAGCGATATCACTTAACCAGCGATACGCCCCTCATGCTGTTTAGCTTGTCATCGTCGCTGTAGCCACCGGTGCCAGGGTGGCGGCCACATTCCACCACTTGGAAGTACCGAACCAAACTAAAAAATCAGCAACGGTCCCGCCGTTACTGGTCAGATAGCTTCTATTCTGGTTGGTTGGCATTGCGCTGAACAACTGGCATCGTTTGGCGATGTTGCTTACTTCAGCTGACTCTCCGTGTGTCGGTTATCCAGGTTCAACGCACTGGCATCGATCACCGTCTGTACTTGACTGGAAATGGCTTTGGTTGTCACTCGTTTCAAGCGAATTTTAGTTGGCTGGATCTCGGCGTTGGGCCGGGAGCCAATTTCAACGGTCGTGTCCACGTCTAATCGTGGAGTGGCCACTGCTACCGTTGAGGTGGTTGCCGCTGAGGCCCCCGCCGAAGTTGCCAATAAAGTCGTTACCGTCATTGCCCCAAGCATTACTTTAGTCATCATTGATTTAATCTTAGTCATGTTCACCACTCCTTGGTTTGATTGTCTGATTGCTTTCGATGTATTAGTTATACCATCCAGAGTGGGGGCAAATCTTGAACCTACTTTAAGCTTAAAATATGAATTTCTTATTTTCGAAAACCTTTTTTATGATACTATGCCACTAAAGCTCGTCAAATAAAGGAGTCAGACCATTTATGAAGAATACAATTTTACTCGTTGAGGACGAAGAAGGCCTTGCCAGCTACGTTGCTAAAGAACTCACCTTCGAAGATTTTGACGTGCTGACCGCCACCGATGGTGAGGCCGCCTGGGAAACCTACCAGCAAGAAAAAGATAAATTGCTCTTAGTCCTCCTCGATTGGATGCTCCCTAAGATGGACGGGATGGAAGTCCTCCGCCGAATTCGCAAGCACGACGACCTGCCCGTCATTATGATGACGGCCCGCGACTATCTCGGTGATAAGGTTACGGGACTGGATAATGGGGCTGACGATTATATTACAAAACCATTTGAAATTGAAGAGCTACTCGCTCGGATTCGGGTGATTCAACGACGGACTGCCCACCAGAGTGGCCTAGATCAGACCTACCATCTCGGCGACCTCACCCTAGTCACTAAGACCCGCCAGGTCGACCGCGCTGGTGAAACCGTTCAACTGACCCAACGGGAATACGACCTACTTCTCTTCTTAATGCAACATCCGAGCCAGGTTTTCACTCGCGACGAACTACTCGACAATGTCTGGGGGGTCGACTTCTTGGGCCAACAAAACGTGGTCGACGTCTACATTGGTTACCTCAGAAATAAAATCGACGTAGCGGATGCTCCTAATTTGTTCCATACCATTCGGGGCGTTGGTTACAGTCTAAAGGAAGATGATCGTGATGCGCACTAACTCTCAGCCACGAACGTACGAAGATATTATCCGCCACTCCGTAACCAGTCTCCTGATGACCATTGGCTTAATCATTGTGCTCACAGTCAGTGTCACCCTAACCGTTGACCAACTTCTCCGTGCCCAGGATCAGGCCCAACAACTGAGTACCAGTTTACAAACGACTCAGGTCAGTAATTTCGAAGACTGGCTTATGGTCAACAAGGGAAGTGGTCTAAACTCACATAACACCTTTGTTCTCGTTAAGAATGCTAAGGGAGAAACCACTTCCTTGTTACCCCACACTGCCGCGCTGGCTAAGGCCAATACCTGGTCAGTGCCGTTCACCCATCTGGTTTATATCAAGGGTTGGGGGCTCTATTTCTCGGAAATGTTAAAGACTCGCTCACAAACCTACTTTCTCTTCATTGGGATGCACGTACTAGTAGGCAACCTTCACGTTTTAATCGCTGTGCTGATTATCGCCATTGGCTTGAGCCTACTGATTGGCTTACTCTACGTTCGACGTTTAGCCAAACGTCTGAGTGCCCCCACCATCGCCCTCGCCAATGCGGCCCAACAAGCGGCGGCCACTCCCGAACTCACCCAGCCAGAATTACCTCAGCCACAGGAACCGGTCGAAGTGGCCCAATTAGCTCGCGACTTCAACCAACTATTAGCTGCTCAAAATGGCCGTCTAGAACGAGAACGTCAGTTTATTTCCGACGCCTCTCACGAGCTCAGAACGCCCATTGCCACGATTCGGGGTAACATTAAACTAATTGAGCGGCGGGGTGATAAGCATCCTGAGGTCATCCCCGAGTCAATTGGCTTCATCGACCAAGAGTCACTGCGAATGCAACATTTGATTGAAAACCTGCTACACTTGTCGCGCGCCGATAAAGCGACGGTCACCCTACAATCCCTTGATTTGGCCGAGCTGACCACCAGCGTAGTCAGTCACTATCAACCCTTGATCCCACAGCCAATCGAGTTAACCGTTCCTGACCAGCCCGCGCTGGCGTTAGGCAATGCTGACATGCTCTACCAAGTGTTGACGGCCCTACTGGATAATGCCCACAAATACTCACCCACTGACCAACCCATCCAAGTCACCGTCACCCAACGACCTGGTTTGGTCAGCCTAGTAGTCGGTGACAACGGCCCAGGGATTCCCGAATCTGAACGCACCCACGTCTTTGAACGCTTCTACCGAGTCGATGCTTCCCGTTCCACTAAGATTGAAGGGAATGGCCTAGGATTAGCCATTGTTTCCCAACTTGTCAAGCTCAACGAAGGCCACATCACCATCACAGACAACCTTCCCAATGGTGCTCTATTTACCGTGACCCTGAAGGACACTAAGGAAAACTAAGAAATTCTCAGATAATCCTTAACGAAAATCGCTAGTTTCCTTCACGTTTTCTCGATATACTGGGTTCATAACTTGAAAGGAAGCGTGTAATATGCTGATTGATGACAACCCTAAAATTCACACGATTACTCCCGCCCGGATCACGAAGGTTTTCTACCCTTACGTCATTGCCCAAACGGAAGCTGGGCGTTACGTCAACATTAACCTGAGCGATCAGGAACGCCAAGACCCCCTGTTTTGGGAGTCCATCGCCAACATTGCCAAAGCTAAACTTTGGGTCCCCATTGGCGAACGGTTCCATCAGCTCCTCTCGTACGACTGGACTTACGCAGCCGAGTAAGCTTACAACTAAATACAATTTAAAAGGCGCTAATTAAGCGCTTTTTACCAAAATCTTGAGGTCCGAGACTAATCGTCTTGGACTTCTTTTTTTCATGCAACCAGGGCCTGAGACAAAAGTCTCAAGCCCTGGTTGTGCTCCGACCGTAGATAGTCGGAACTAGAAATAAATATTTACAGTTCACTGTCACCGCAACGAATTACGTAGAATCTCTGCCTTTTTCCGAAGTTGCGCACGGGTCTGGGTTAGCTGAATCTTTGTCGGTTTGGCAAGATATCCATCCAACGTCCCGCCTAGACTCGCTAGGCTAAACGCTAAGAGCCCCCACTCATGAGCTGACCAGCCACCCCCTAGCAACAGTGCTAGCAGTGCACTTAAACCGAATAACCCCAGGTCGATCAATGCTGAAGGTCCCTGCCGACCGAAGCGATTGAAGTAAGGGTACTGCCACGTCCAGAAGCTGTCGATAATCAGGAAGGCCAACACCACCCCCACCGTTAAGCGCAGCGCGTGGTGTTGTGCGACCACTGACGTACTCAATAAAATGACTAGAACCATCAGATACCAGAATGAATGAAACGCATACCGCCAGTCAAATTTCATGTCGTTCGCCTCACTTTCATCAGTTCGTTTGACCTTTTGTAAGTGAAGTTTAGCACGCGACAAATCAATAAAAAATAGCGTTACCCTCCTAAGTTAGGACAGTAACGCTACCAACTTGACACCAGCCTCAGTAATTACTGGACGGTCGTCACTTTACTCAATTTCAGTCCAATAATCATGCATACCAGCGTTCCAACACTCGCCACTAATAAGACCAGCAGGGCCCACTGTGAACCAGCCGCCGTCTTCACGAGCGTACTGCCCACACTTCCCGCCTGACTGGCACCAATGATGGCCGACACGATTGCCGTCCCCATGGCACCGGCAAATTGCTGCATGGCATTCATTAGCGCATTACCATCCGCCTTTAAGTTTCTGTCTAAACGCTTCAAGCCAGCGGTCATAATATTCCCAAATGCCAGACCAATGCCAACCATGTAACCCACGTAGAGGCCCAGAATTGCCAAAACGGACAGGCTGCGGGCGAAGCTCATCATTACTGCCAGCATAATAGCGACCAGCGTCAAACCTAATAGGATTGGCCGTTTAGCACCAAAGCGGTCCAAAATTTGCCCGCCAATTGGTGAAAAAGCAGCCCCAATAACTGCCCCCGGCAAGACAACCAGACCCGCAATAAAGGCGGACTGTTGATTAACCAATTGGAGGTAATTTGGCAGGACAAATGACAGCCCCAGCGCCGTGATCTGTAGCAAGAAGAAAGCCGCCAAGTGCCAGGCAAACGCTGGATTAGTGACGGCTGCCAGCTGAATCAACGGGTGGGCACTCCGCTTCGAACGATTGACAAAGTACAATAGGCCGAGAACTCCCAGTAGGAGCGCACCGCCCACCGACCAGCTGAGAAACGGCTGACTACTCAGCGAGCTAAAGCCAAAGATGAGACCACCAAACGTCACAATAATCCCCATCATGCTCAAAAAATCAAAGTGCTCATGCGTGGTTGGTGCCACCTGCTTAATGGTCTTAATTCCGACAAAGAATGAAATCACTAAGAAGGGCAGGAGAATCCAAAAAATATATCGCCAATTTAAACGGGTAACTAAGATTCCACCATACGTGGGGCCAATGGCTGGCCCAATGGCGGTAATCAGGGTACCAATTCCCGTCATCATACCAATCCGGCTAAGCGGTACCTGTTCCAAGATAATGTTAAACATCAAGGGCAAGGCAATCCCCGTCCCAAATCCTTGAATAGCCCGGCCGGTCAATAGCCACGGAAAGCTAGTTGCACAAGCGTCTACGACCAACCCCGTGATAAAGAGTAGGTTGGCGACGATAAACAGCTGTTTTAGCTTAAAACGCCGCTTGAGGTACGAAGAAATTGGGACGATGCAAGCGACAATCAGGAGATACAGGGTCGTCATCCACTGCACAGTCCCGGTCGTTACGTTAAACTGCCTCATTAAGGTCGGGAAGGTAATGTTCATCGCCGTCTCAACGATGACCCCGCTCAGGGACATCAGGCCAGTTGCCAATACGGCACCTACGACCCGTGGATCAATTCTGTCTGTCTTCGTCATTTTAAAGTTATTCCTCCTCTGATGTTGAATGATGCCAATGCGAAATCTGAATCAACGCGCGTTGAAAAGCGGCCGCCTCACTGACTGACAACCCTGCAACCATCTTGGCATCCTGTTGTACCAGGTGTGCGGTGACGATGGGGACCAGTTCTTGGCCCTTCGCAGTCAGCTGCAACTGCCGTTTGCGGCTATCTATCGTTGCCACGACCCGTTTCACCAAGTCTCGTTCAACCATCCGTCTCACTAGCAGTGATGCTGTCGACCGTTGAACGTGAAACTCCCGTTCAACGTCCACCTGATAGGTCACCGCATCCCCTCGTCGACCGAGGTAGTCAATGACGGACATTTGCATCCCCGTGAGCCCATAGTCGCGCGCGAAGTCATTCATTTCTTGATTCATTTGGTGCTCGGCATCTCGCAGCCAAGCCCCTAGTCTTCGATTCGCCAAAATCTCCGCCTCCTATTTTGTTAGTCAGCTAACAATTTTAACGTGCTCCTCGACTGATTGCAAGTGCAAACTGGTAGCAACTAAAAAAATCTCGGACTAGCCATCGGCCAATTCGAGATTTCTTTGATTAATAACGATTATTTTAATGACAAGTCGCAGTTTATAAGTTGTCACCCTTAGCCCGTAACAGTGCACCTAAGGATGGCTGCTTGGCGACGTCGATGTTATTTGCTTCAGCGTAGGCCTTCACTGTGTCTTCACCGTACAATTCAGGATCCAGTGGCATGAAGGCTGTTCCAATTGGGTCATCATCCTTGATAACGGCATTGACCACGATTGGCTTTTGATTGCCTTGAGCTTGCAGGTCTTTAATTTGATCAAAGACTCGTTCCACTTCAACGTTGTTGGTAACCGTGAAGCCAATACCACCCAGACCTTCGGCAACCTTAGCCCAATCAGCATCAGTCAAGTCGACCCCGTACAAGTGTTGCTTCGTGTCGACCTGTTCTCTGTAAATGAATCCAAAGCGCCGGTTACTAAAGACCACGTTGATCACTGGCAGCTGGTACCGGGCTTCCGTGATAATATCTGGTGCCACCATGGCGAAACCACCGTCACCTGACAGTGACCAGGCCTGAGCATCAGGAACACTCAACGCACCAGCTAACCCAGCCGGCAGACCATAACCCATCGTGGCAAACAATCCAGACAACGCAAACCGTTGTTCCTTATCCATTGGTAGTCCACGAACAGCCCATTCGGAGACGTTTCCAGTGTCGACACCGTACGTATCTTTAGGTCCCACCATTGAAGCAATCTTTTGGGTAACTGCTTCAGGAGCCAGGCCCTTGCTATCATCGGCGGCTTGCTCTGCCAACCAGGCATTCCAATTCTGCTTATTTTGCCGGTTAGCCGTCAGCCAATCGGTTGCTGGCAACGTCTCACCCGTAGCAATCATCGCCTGCAGATAGCTCTTCGCATCACTGAGAACGGCGTAATCAACGGGAACCATTTTCCCAATATCAAATGAATTATTGTTAACCTGGATGATCTTGATGTTCTTTGGCCAGAACTGGGCAAATGGAAATTCGGAACCCAGGAAGAGAATCAAGTCGGTATGCTGTAAAGCTTCAAAACCAGACTTCGACCCTAGCCGACCAAACGTCCCAATGGCATTAGGATTGTCGGTAGGAATCACCCCCGTCGCTGGCACCGTATTCAAAACTGGTACGTTGAATTGCTCACTGAACTTGACCAGCTCTGTTCTAGCCCCCAGTAAACCGCGGCCCGCGTATACCAACGGGTGTTTAGCCTGCTTCAACAGCTTAAGCGTTTCCTGAACAGCGGTTGGATCGATAACTTGAGTGTATGTGTTGGAAACAACGTTAGGTGTCTTGACAGGTTCGTAGTCAATTTCCTTAGCGGATAAATCTTCAGGGATGATGACGACCGCTGGCCCCTTTTGCCGGTAAGCTTCTCGAATGGCTTGGTTGACCATGTATGGCAGCTGTTCCGCCGTCGTGGCCGTCCGGTTGTACACCGCAACGTCACCAAACATAGGCGTTTCATCCATTTCTTGGAAGTAGTTCGTATTCATCGTTGGCTGAGGCACTTGCCCAACCAAGGCTAGCATTGGGACGTGATCCATCTTGGCATCATAGAGACCGTTGAACAAGTGTGTTGCACCGGGACCCGCTGACCCAAAGGCAACGCCAACCTTACCAGTGAACTTTGCATCAGCGGCTGCGGCTAGAGCACCAACTTCTTCATGACGCACCTGAATATAATCAACTTTATCTTTTTCAAGATACAACCCTTCAACCGTATGGTTAATTGAACCACCAGGAATCCCATAAATGTGGTTCACGTCCCATGCTTCTAAAACCTTTACTAACGCTTGTCCCGCAATCATTTTTGTCATGTTAATCGCGCTCCTTAGGTCAGGGGTCCTGGCAGTGAATCGTTCGTCGAACACCCCAAAATTATTGATTGGTGTCATCATAGTCCCCTTCAACCACGAATGCCAGTAATTATACTTACTTTTTGTTAGTGAATATTTTCACGGCAGAAAGCGGTTTTACCTAAACCGATAATATTGCCGCCGGTGGGCAGGGCCGTCGGAGATGACTGATTTCGACCAATGCCTCATCAAGTTGCTCTTGACGAAGCCACCATTCCTGGTCAATTTAAGCACTAAAAAAGCAAGACTGAACCCACCTCAGCTCAGTCTTGCTTAATTGCTATTGCATAGAAAAATCCGTGCTGCGACAGCTATGACAATGCCGCTAGCTTGCGTACCCCCACAACAGGCGAAATTTTTGGTCGGTTCTGTCGGCACAACACAAATCCTGGTATCTACCAGAAATGACGATGGCGGAGCATCATGGCTACGAGACCCATGACCCCCAGCATCAGTAATACCGTGAAGACCCAGGAAACGGCATCGTTTGCGAATGGTAATTTGACATTCATCCCGTAAAAACCGGTAACGATTGTTGGAATCGTTAGGACCAGTGACCAAATCGTTAAAAACTTCATCGTGTCGTTCAGGTTATTGTTCAAGACGTTGTTAAACGTATTCGATATCCGGTCGACGACGTCCGCCTCAATCGCCGTCATTTCAGATGTTTGTCGTGCTTCGATTACAGCATCCGCCAAGTGTTCATTGTTCTTGTCAGATAGCTGTTTTCCAAACGGTGTACTATTTAAGTTCACGACCATCATAGCGTTATTTCGGGTGGCACTCACAAAGTACGCCAGACTCTGCTGCAAGTTCGACAGAGCAATTAAATCTTTGTTGTCGGGCGCCTTATTCAGTTGCCGATCCAACCGGTTCTGCTCGGCATTGATTTTACGAATTGGCGGAATAAATTGGTCAAACAGGATAAACATCCCAATCAACATAAATTCATTGGTATCCGAAATCTGCGGTAACTTTAACCGTTCGGTCAACGTTTGGTTGACCCACTGCGTTCGCTTGGTGGTAATCGAGAAGACCTGATTACCCTTCAATAGA belongs to Levilactobacillus yonginensis and includes:
- a CDS encoding thiamine pyrophosphate-binding protein; its protein translation is MTKMIAGQALVKVLEAWDVNHIYGIPGGSINHTVEGLYLEKDKVDYIQVRHEEVGALAAAADAKFTGKVGVAFGSAGPGATHLFNGLYDAKMDHVPMLALVGQVPQPTMNTNYFQEMDETPMFGDVAVYNRTATTAEQLPYMVNQAIREAYRQKGPAVVIIPEDLSAKEIDYEPVKTPNVVSNTYTQVIDPTAVQETLKLLKQAKHPLVYAGRGLLGARTELVKFSEQFNVPVLNTVPATGVIPTDNPNAIGTFGRLGSKSGFEALQHTDLILFLGSEFPFAQFWPKNIKIIQVNNNSFDIGKMVPVDYAVLSDAKSYLQAMIATGETLPATDWLTANRQNKQNWNAWLAEQAADDSKGLAPEAVTQKIASMVGPKDTYGVDTGNVSEWAVRGLPMDKEQRFALSGLFATMGYGLPAGLAGALSVPDAQAWSLSGDGGFAMVAPDIITEARYQLPVINVVFSNRRFGFIYREQVDTKQHLYGVDLTDADWAKVAEGLGGIGFTVTNNVEVERVFDQIKDLQAQGNQKPIVVNAVIKDDDPIGTAFMPLDPELYGEDTVKAYAEANNIDVAKQPSLGALLRAKGDNL
- a CDS encoding magnesium transporter CorA family protein; this translates as MIVERKIGTGEQDLVWVMAMVEGEEDRTALQTTYGLTDEILTYVTDENERSHYDRDEYLNTQLFVLHVPVVIDQVSQRYITRPVTFLLKGNQVFSITTKRTQWVNQTLTERLKLPQISDTNEFMLIGMFILFDQFIPPIRKINAEQNRLDRQLNKAPDNKDLIALSNLQQSLAYFVSATRNNAMMVVNLNSTPFGKQLSDKNNEHLADAVIEARQTSEMTAIEADVVDRISNTFNNVLNNNLNDTMKFLTIWSLVLTIPTIVTGFYGMNVKLPFANDAVSWVFTVLLMLGVMGLVAMMLRHRHFW